From Oculatellaceae cyanobacterium, a single genomic window includes:
- a CDS encoding MarC family protein, whose translation MDISVLVKTFVAVFVLADAIGNLPIVMVLTKGMEPEQKSGVVDRATLVATAVLLLFAFTGQWILKYLDISMGSLRVAGGLLLLIVALKMLEGELDTPVVEQQRDVAITPLALPLLAGPGTLTTVMLLMSESPDPYAHLSVAIGIVSAMFVSWLIIRLSDQVDKLIGQSGAVIITKLLGFLLAALAVEISSAGIRELFLS comes from the coding sequence GTGGATATTTCTGTCTTAGTCAAAACATTTGTAGCTGTGTTTGTCCTTGCTGATGCAATAGGTAATTTACCCATTGTGATGGTTCTGACTAAAGGCATGGAACCAGAACAAAAAAGCGGTGTTGTAGATAGAGCTACTTTAGTAGCTACAGCAGTACTGCTACTATTCGCTTTTACGGGTCAATGGATTCTGAAATACTTAGATATCAGTATGGGTTCTTTGCGGGTAGCTGGAGGACTACTGCTGTTGATTGTTGCTTTAAAAATGCTGGAAGGAGAATTAGATACACCCGTTGTAGAGCAGCAGCGAGATGTGGCAATTACTCCCTTAGCTTTGCCGTTGTTGGCTGGGCCAGGAACACTAACTACAGTGATGCTATTGATGTCTGAATCTCCTGATCCTTATGCTCATTTAAGCGTAGCGATCGGAATTGTATCGGCAATGTTTGTGAGTTGGTTGATTATACGTCTGTCAGACCAAGTTGACAAATTGATTGGTCAATCTGGCGCAGTTATTATCACCAAGTTGTTAGGTTTTTTG